The Priestia megaterium NBRC 15308 = ATCC 14581 region ATTTTTCTATCATTTACTCCCGTTCCTATTACTCTTCAAACGATGGGGGTTATGCTGGCAGGAGGTATTCTTGGGGCTAGGTTAGGCGCATTAAGCCAATTTATTTTTTTATGTTTAGTAGCTGTAGGAGTCCCTTTACTTTCTGGAGGGCGCGGTGGTATGAGCGTATTTTTTAGTCCAAGCGCTGGCTATTTAATCAGCTATATATTTGCAGCTTTCTTTATAGGATGGACACTATCAAAGTTGAAAACCCTTGCGTTTACAAAGGTATTCATAACAAATGTCCTGTTTGGAATTTTGCTAGTTTACGCTTTTGGCATTCCTGTACAAGCGATGCTACTTCACATACCGTTCTGGAAATCTCTTCAATTAAGTTTAGTCTATATTCCAGGTGACTGCATAAAAGCAATCATAGCAGCTTATTTAATTACAAAAGTCCGAAAAGTAGTAACCGTAACTGGTCGTTCCAATACAGCTTCTATGTAAGGAAGTGATGACTATGTATCAAGCAGTAATTGTGAAAGCGAAGCGTACGGTCATTGGAAAAGAAAACGGTATACTGAAAGGTTTTCATGTTCAAGAGCTAACGGCCCCTTTATTAAAACACCTTAGCGCTGGAATTGAACATGAAATTGATGACATTATTTTAGGGAATGTTGTAGGTCCAGGAGGAAACGCAGCTAGGCTATCCGCTTTAGAAGCAGACCTCCCTTTTTCTATCCCGGGAATGACCATTGATCGTCAGTGCGGAGCTGGCTTAGAAGCGATTCGAATGGCGAGCTATTTAATAAAAGCAGGCGCTGGAACGTGTTATTTAGCTGGAGGCGTTGAAAGTACAAGTACTTCTCCTTTTGAAAAAAGAGCACGTTTTTCTCCTGATAAAATTGGTGACCCTGACATGGGGATCGCAGCAGAAAACGTAGCTCAGCGATACAATATATCTAAAGATCAGCAGGACAGATATGCTCTTTTAAGTCATGAAAGAAGCTGGGAGGCTTTTGAAAAAAGGTTGTTTGAAGAAGAAACGCTTCCTCTTCCAAACGTGATGCACGATGAAGCATTTATGAAAAAACGAAACCTAACAAAGCTGCTGCAAAAAGCCAGCCCCGTCTTTTTAAAAAAAGAAGGCACCGTCACTGCAGCAAACAGCTGTGGAATTAACGACGGAGCCTGCATTACACTTGTGATAGAAGAGCAAAAAGCACGGTCCTTAGGCTTTCAGCCCGTTTTGCGTTTTATTGACGCTGATATTTCAGGAGTGTCACCTCTTTACCCTGCTATTGCACCAGTTTCTGCGATTAAAAATATCTTGAAGCGAAATTCTCTTACGGTAGATGATATTGACTTATTTGAAATCAATGAAGCATTTGCTGTTAAAGTTGTCTCTTGCATGCAAGAACTGGGAATACGAGAAGAGAAAGTGAATATTCGCGGAGGAGCATTGACTCTAGGACACCCATACGGAGCATCAGGAGCTATTTTAGCTACGCGTCTTTTTTATGAAAGCAAGCGCCGTGACATGCGATATGTCATAGCGGCTTTAGGAAGCGGAGGCGGAATAGGAACAGCGGTATTATTTGAAGTAATCAAATAATACCGCTGTTTTTATGCCTTTTTTATTACATTATGTTTCATCAAATATTGCTCAATATCTTTAAATGTTTCAATCGGAACAAACGGAACGTTTTGTCCGCGCAGTAAATCTTGCAAAGAATCTTTTGCAAATGTGACGTCTGCATATTTTGCTGGATGCGAATCCGGCTCGCTGTCTCCAGCAAAATAAATCGTTTCGTATGTCTCTTTTAGTT contains the following coding sequences:
- a CDS encoding biotin transporter BioY, encoding MKTKDMTYVALFTAVMGALGLVPPIFLSFTPVPITLQTMGVMLAGGILGARLGALSQFIFLCLVAVGVPLLSGGRGGMSVFFSPSAGYLISYIFAAFFIGWTLSKLKTLAFTKVFITNVLFGILLVYAFGIPVQAMLLHIPFWKSLQLSLVYIPGDCIKAIIAAYLITKVRKVVTVTGRSNTASM
- a CDS encoding acetyl-CoA C-acyltransferase: MYQAVIVKAKRTVIGKENGILKGFHVQELTAPLLKHLSAGIEHEIDDIILGNVVGPGGNAARLSALEADLPFSIPGMTIDRQCGAGLEAIRMASYLIKAGAGTCYLAGGVESTSTSPFEKRARFSPDKIGDPDMGIAAENVAQRYNISKDQQDRYALLSHERSWEAFEKRLFEEETLPLPNVMHDEAFMKKRNLTKLLQKASPVFLKKEGTVTAANSCGINDGACITLVIEEQKARSLGFQPVLRFIDADISGVSPLYPAIAPVSAIKNILKRNSLTVDDIDLFEINEAFAVKVVSCMQELGIREEKVNIRGGALTLGHPYGASGAILATRLFYESKRRDMRYVIAALGSGGGIGTAVLFEVIK